The proteins below come from a single Leptotrichia sp. oral taxon 223 genomic window:
- a CDS encoding HD domain-containing protein, translated as MYIIRKAMEYFKPKINRAYMNEALKKLTEKERKIFLEMSDYDKFHSLEVYKKVKKTELKNNEKYLKLALLHDCGKGNVSIVTRVLHKLGFKTQLRNHAQKSFEKLEKIDKEVAILAKNHHNRGYSEEMSIFQKCDDES; from the coding sequence ATGTATATTATTAGAAAAGCGATGGAGTATTTTAAACCAAAAATTAACAGGGCTTATATGAATGAGGCTTTGAAAAAATTGACAGAAAAAGAAAGGAAAATATTTTTGGAAATGTCTGATTATGATAAGTTTCATTCGCTTGAAGTTTATAAAAAAGTGAAAAAAACGGAACTAAAAAATAATGAGAAATATTTGAAATTGGCACTTCTACACGACTGCGGGAAGGGAAATGTGTCGATTGTAACAAGAGTTTTGCATAAATTGGGATTTAAAACACAGTTACGAAATCATGCACAGAAAAGTTTTGAAAAATTAGAAAAGATTGATAAGGAAGTAGCAATTTTGGCTAAGAATCATCATAATCGAGGGTATTCAGAGGAGATGAGTATTTTTCAGAAATGTGATGATGAGAGTTAA
- a CDS encoding pseudouridylate synthase — MKKIDTEKTEMDKLIRDFENTKYFGYMFFVKYDGQKFESFDENPNKKSVKAEFRKILENNKIRIFKGIQQAGRTDANVSAKENILYINSKEIIDFSKLKFLETEGLKINKIVRTLPFLEFPQMIEKRYYIYEYPKNLVKNDEKRITQICEKVSGKKNFYEFTSEKGKKLKNHTREIFVKYENDKLYFVGDGFLPQQVRIMSNFILNNTKFDIEKLNDENFENRKLGIKDKSLDGKYLTLVKVDFSEELEKISFFDVKNIEELINLKKNNNENLEIENSEIKIDDLNEQLKSLSKVRKIEKNSYFTVFFVEKKDKGEFIGKRGKNIKKLKRIFGDIVVKEM, encoded by the coding sequence ATGAAGAAAATTGATACGGAGAAGACAGAAATGGATAAATTGATAAGAGATTTTGAGAATACAAAATATTTCGGATATATGTTTTTTGTGAAATATGATGGGCAGAAATTTGAATCTTTTGATGAAAACCCAAATAAAAAAAGTGTGAAGGCGGAATTTAGAAAAATTCTGGAAAATAACAAAATTAGGATTTTTAAAGGTATTCAGCAGGCTGGAAGAACTGACGCAAATGTGAGTGCAAAGGAAAATATTCTTTATATAAATTCCAAAGAGATAATTGATTTTTCAAAATTAAAATTTTTGGAAACAGAAGGGCTAAAAATAAATAAAATAGTAAGAACATTGCCGTTTCTTGAATTTCCACAAATGATTGAAAAAAGATATTATATTTATGAATACCCGAAAAATCTTGTAAAAAACGACGAGAAGAGAATAACTCAAATTTGTGAAAAAGTGTCTGGGAAAAAGAATTTTTACGAATTTACTTCAGAAAAGGGGAAAAAATTAAAAAATCACACAAGAGAAATTTTTGTAAAATATGAAAATGATAAACTGTATTTTGTGGGAGATGGATTTTTACCACAGCAGGTGCGGATTATGAGCAATTTTATTTTAAATAATACAAAGTTTGATATTGAAAAGTTAAATGATGAGAATTTTGAAAACAGGAAATTGGGGATAAAAGATAAATCACTGGATGGGAAATATTTGACACTTGTGAAAGTTGACTTTTCAGAGGAATTGGAGAAAATCAGTTTTTTTGATGTAAAAAATATTGAAGAATTGATAAATTTGAAAAAGAATAATAATGAAAATTTGGAAATAGAAAATTCTGAAATCAAAATAGACGATTTGAATGAACAATTAAAAAGCCTTAGTAAAGTTAGAAAAATTGAAAAAAATAGTTATTTTACGGTATTTTTCGTTGAAAAGAAAGATAAAGGGGAATTTATCGGGAAAAGAGGAAAGAATATTAAAAAGTTAAAGAGGATTTTTGGGGATATAGTTGTGAAAGAAATGTAA
- a CDS encoding HAD family hydrolase: MKYDLVIFDLDGTLMDTSKSITKTVNSAMEELGKKQYSIGECVKFVGGGVSGLARNILGKEKYEDVTKEEMEKVIRKYYDIYFDYGVEPYEGIPELLDFLEKNGVKKGIVTNKDHKTALSAVDKKLSKWKFDGIFGSNEKEYPNKPNPYNVDKMAQNLNISKEKILFVGDMLVDVNTAKNAGIDIVYCKWGFGEVKGEDGIDEDVKVSSVREIIEKIEGE; encoded by the coding sequence ATGAAATATGATTTAGTTATATTTGATTTGGATGGAACGCTTATGGATACGTCGAAATCTATTACAAAGACTGTAAATTCAGCGATGGAGGAACTTGGAAAAAAACAGTATTCTATTGGTGAATGTGTAAAATTTGTCGGTGGTGGAGTTTCAGGGCTTGCACGGAATATTTTGGGAAAAGAGAAATATGAGGATGTAACGAAAGAGGAAATGGAAAAAGTTATAAGAAAATATTATGATATTTACTTTGACTATGGTGTTGAACCTTATGAAGGAATACCTGAATTGCTTGATTTTTTGGAAAAGAATGGTGTGAAAAAAGGTATTGTAACAAACAAGGATCACAAAACAGCTTTGTCTGCTGTTGATAAAAAGTTATCCAAATGGAAATTTGATGGAATATTTGGTTCAAATGAAAAGGAATATCCAAATAAGCCAAATCCGTACAATGTTGATAAAATGGCACAAAACTTAAATATTTCAAAAGAAAAAATATTATTTGTTGGAGATATGCTGGTGGATGTAAATACTGCCAAAAATGCTGGAATTGATATTGTTTACTGCAAATGGGGATTTGGCGAAGTAAAAGGTGAGGATGGAATTGATGAAGATGTGAAGGTGTCTAGCGTTCGGGAAATTATTGAAAAAATAGAAGGTGAATAG
- a CDS encoding DUF896 domain-containing protein: MEDIIKKINEFSKLARERELTEEEKKEREKYRKMYIEKFKESVRGHLDSIKVVRVDDEGNPIDDDGNVIEPEA; the protein is encoded by the coding sequence ATGGAAGATATTATTAAAAAGATAAATGAATTTTCAAAGTTGGCACGTGAGAGGGAATTGACAGAGGAAGAAAAGAAAGAGCGTGAAAAATATAGAAAAATGTATATTGAAAAATTTAAGGAAAGTGTGAGGGGGCATTTGGACAGTATTAAAGTGGTTAGAGTGGATGATGAAGGAAATCCAATTGATGATGACGGAAATGTTATTGAGCCTGAAGCGTAA